The following nucleotide sequence is from Futiania mangrovi.
TCCTCCGGCTCCACGACGCCGAGGCTTGCGAGCGTTTCCGCCTTGCCGAAGATCCGGTTGCAGAACGGGTCGGCCATCAGGTGATCGTAAAGACCCGTTCCCCGCACCACGCTGGGGGTGAGGCAATTGACGCGGATGCCGTTGCGCTTGGCCTCGTACGCCATGCCCCGGCAGAACATCACGATGGCCGCCATGCCCGCGCCCACGACCGTCTCGCCGGGGGTGGCAACCTTGGCGGCGTCCGAGGCGAAGCAAACGACCGAGCCCCCGCCGCGCGCCGTCATGTGCGGCAGGACCGCGCGCGCCGGATGCGTGATGCCGGCCACGAGGCTCGTCAGGATCGGCATCATCTCCTCGATGGGCGTGAGGTGGAGGAGGCGCGGCGTCGGTTCCCCGCCGCCCGCGCTCACCAGCACGTCGATGCCGCCCATCCGGTCGGCCGCCGCGTCCGCCATGGCCTGCGCCGCCAGCGGATCGCGCGCGTCGCATTGCAGAAAGGCGACGTCGGCTTGCGGGAATGCGTCTGCCAGCGCGGCGCGCGCGGCCTCGCCGCGTTCTGCCGAGCGGCCCGCGAGGACCATGCGCGGCACGCCCGACGCCAGCAGAGCCCGCGCGCACGCATGTCCGATTCCGCCCGTGCCCCCGACGATCAGCGTCGCACACTCCTCCAGCGGCCTGGCTGACATCCCCCGTTCCTCCCGTCTTCCTGCGGTGTCCCTGAGGGCAGTCTAGGCGTGCGTCCCGAGCCGCAGAAGCGGAAAAGCTAATCCGCATTCAGGACTCAAATTGCGGATTGTGCAAAAATGAAACGTTAACTAAGCTGATCGGCGGCTAATACATCAGTGGGGTAGTGCAATGTCCGATTTCGATGGGGGCAGTGTGCCCGATGCGATGCCGCCCGCGGACCTGGGCGGCGGTCTGGATGATTTCTCGCTGCCGGACATGACTGGGCCGCAGGTCCAGATGCCGGTCGAGGGGGTGGACGACTTCTCCTTTTCGGGGCCGCAGGTCGTGGACACAGGCGGGTATGTGCCGCCGTCCGATGCCGACTTCACACCCAACCCCTCGATGCAAAGCGCCTTGCAGGGCGCGGCGGACGATCCGTTCCTCGATACGCTCAACGGCACCGCGCCGCCACCCGCGCAGATCCCGATGCCTTCGGTCGACTGGGACGCGCCTGCCGACCTGCCGGATACGGTGACCTACGGCGATCCCTTCACGCCGCTGACGCCGGGGACGCAGCCCACGAACCTCATCACCGGCGAGACGATCCAGAACCCGATGGATGTGGACGGCGCGCTCGACGACATCGGCGCGATGCCCGGTATCGTGCCGAGCCAGCCTGCTGCCACAGCCAGCATCCCGGCCAATGGCCCGGTGATCAGCGATCTCGCCCTCATCGATCCGGTCACGGGCGAGCTGCCGCCCGATCCGCGCGCGGCGCTTCAGAACGTCTATACCGACCCGAACACGGTCCGGATCGGCGCGCTGCCGGAGGGCTATGTGTTCCCGGAACCGGACGACAGCCCTGTCAACCCGGCGCTGCAGTTCGCGGCGGGCTTCGCGCACGAGACGGCGTCCGGCGTGGCCGGAACGATGACGCTTGCCGGCATGGGGCTGAACCTCTTGCCCGGGGACGCAGGGACGCCGCTGACGCAGGCGGGCCAAGCCTACCAGCAACAGATCGACGCTACCTACGGCGGCCCGGACGGCGCCTGGATGCAGAGCCAGTCGTTCCAGACCGGCGCGATGACCAACCGCGTCGCGGGGCTGGGGGAGGCGACGTTCTCCGGTGCGGCCGGGACCGCGTCCGCGGCGGGGCGGGCCGGCCTGCTGGACGACCTGCCGGGCGGCCCGATTCGCCTGGCGGACGATGTGCCCGCACGGCCGGCGCTGGCGGCCGACGATGCGCCGGTCTGGACCGCGCGCGGCGATGGCACCTTCAGCGCCCCCGTAGCGCCCGACGACGCTGCCGCGACCGTGACGGTGCGCGCGGCGACGGTGGCGGACGATGTGCCGCCGCCGGGAGCGGGTGGCGGTGCCAGCCTGCTCGACGGACCGGATGCGACCGTCGCTCCGGTCCGGCTGAGCGGTGCGCCGGACATCCAGCCCACCGTTCCCCCGATGCAGGGCGGCGATGCGGGCGTACCGGTCCGGACACCGGCGCAGGGTGCGCCCTCTGCGCAGTACGTCCCGTTGGACGAGGTGGATGCGCCGGACTCCTTCATGTCGGCGCCATCGTCCACGGGCGGCGACGGGGGCGCGGAGGTCACGCAGGCGCTCAATTCCGGACCCCGCACGGGCAATGTGTTCGGAACGGGCGTCGAGGCCCCGCAGACGCCCAGCGTGATCCGCGACGTTGCGCCGGAAGACCTGCCCGTCGTGCACATGAAGAGGGGGGGCTCGTTCTATCAGGACAGCCTGGCGCTCAAGCCCGGCACAGACGGGTTCGTGTGGACGCCCGAAGACCTCGACGTGTCCATGGTCACCCAGCTCAGCCTGCCGGACAGCGGCAGCCTGACCCTCTATCCGCAGACGGACGTCGGGGCGGTGCTCGACAATGATGCGTTCCGCCAGAATGCGCTGACGCCGCAGCAGACGGCGGCGCTCGAGGTGCTCGACGCGAACCCGGATCTGCGGGCGCTCGCCATGCCCGAGCTTATCCCCGCCGACCAGCTCGACGAGGCGATGACCCGCCAGATCCTGCCCGCCATGCGTGAACTGGGGACGCAGGCGCTGGGGACGGATCCAACCAACTCCATCGAGTTCGGAACCGCCTATGCCCGGCCGGCCAACCAGCCGGATGCGCCCTACCGCCTCGTCGGCTTCTCGGTGGGCGGATCGGGCGAGGTCTCGATGCAGCCCCAGGGAGCCGTGCTGGATAGCAGCCTCAGCAACTTCGATCTTGTGACGGCCCATACTCACCCGATCAAGGCAACGCGCGATGGGCAGCTCGTCCCCAATGGCTTCTTCTCGTCGGGGGACATCGGGTACGCCAATGCCAGAATGGACCAGCAGCTTGCCGACGGCACCGGCGGCCGGTCCGTGACGCACACGCATTACGGCGCCGGGATGCAGGAGGGGACCGGCTTCTACAGATACCAGCTCTCGGGCGCTTCGGACATGGACTATGAGGCGGAGGGGCTGCCCGTCTATCTGACGCAGCCGGTCACGAAGCAGGTGAACTACATTCCCGAAGCTGACGGGTCGCTGCCGCCCGAAACCATCGCCTTCGATGACCTTGGCGATCCCATGGGTGGGAGAAGCGTGGTTCCGACCGGGTCGCTGGTGGATCCGCAGTACGCCGGCACGGCCACGATCGTGCCGCCGGACCAGCACTACCAGACCTGGGCGAGGCCTGAGGATGCATATGCGCGCTTGCTCGCGCCGCCTGAGCCGCGGACACCGGCCGATGCGGCGCCTGCCGCTGTCATACAGCCTGCGCAATATACCCTGCCGCCGGACGCAGCCGCCCAGATCACGCAACTCGGCGGCGGCAGCGCTGACGCGCAGGTCTTGGAGGGCATGATCAAGGAGTTCGTCGCCGGCGGCGCCTCGGCGGACGATGTGGACCTGGGCGAGTGGATCGGGGAATGGCAGAAGGCGGGAGTGGTGTTCGGGGACACGCTGCCCGAGGGGCGCACCCTCGATGACGCCGTGAGATACGTGCATTCGGCGGTCGACGTCGCCGAAGGGTACGCAGACGTGGCCGAGTGGCCCGACGGGACGACGGGACTGGACGAGTTGCCCGTCGCCCTCCAGCCGCGGGAGGAGGTTTTCGAAGGGCTGAGGCTGATTTCCGCCGACAATGGATCGATCAGGTTGTCCAATCCCAACACCGGGGAAACGCTGACGGTCGACGGTTTCCTGTCGCCGCAGCAGGCTGCGGACCTGAAGGGCAAGGACCTGCATCTTGAGGTCGAATACGACCCCCGTGCCAGGACGTGGGAGCTTCTGGACATCGGCGAGCAGGACTGATCCCCCCCGGCCTTGATCGGGCGCAAGGCGGGCGCGTGACGGACGGGGTCTGATGGCCTCTCGATGTTGCGCGCCGGTCTCCGGCCTCGCTTGCGGGGTGTGCGCGCCGGCGCGCCCCGGATGGGGGAGGGCGCCCGATGGCCGACGACGCCTGGCTGAAGCAGCCCTGGATGTGGCCGTGGCTGATGGCCGCACAGATGGGACGCGCGGGCCTCGACGCGGCGTCTGCCGTCCTCAGACCCCACGAGGGCGCTGCGCCGGGGGACGAGCCCACCTGGACGACGCCGGCGGAGTGTCTGCTCGACCTGCCGGCGATGCGCCTGCACAGGTTTTCCGAAGGCACCGGCCCGCCGGTCCTGATCGTCACGCCGCTGGCGCTGCACGGGCCGCTCGTCGCCGACCTCGCGCCCGGGCACAGCCTCGTGGAGCGGCTGGTCGCCGAGGGGGTGGGGGAGGTCGCGCTGCTCTCCTGGCCCTCGGCGACGCCAGAGCGGCGCGGCACCGGCATCGACGACCATCTCGCGCATCTGCTCGTGGCGGTGGAGGAACTGGGCGGGCGTGTGCGCCTCGCCGGTATCTGCCAGGGGGGCGTGCTGGCGATGATGTTCGCCGCGCGCTATCCAGAGAAAGTGGAGCGCCTCGTCTGCGCGGGCGCGCCCGTGGATATGGAGGCCGGTCCTTCCGCGCTGACGGCTGCGGCACGGGCCTGCCCGCAACAGGCGCTCGAAGCCATGATCGAGGCGGGCGGCGGCATCGTCCGCGGAGAGGCCATGCTGAGGTTCTGGCAGATGGGCGGGCTCGACGCGCTGTCCGGCGGTCTGCCCGCGGACATCCTGCAATCCCGCTCGCCGCCGCCGGACCTGCTCGCGCGCTTTTCGGAATGGAATGCCTGGGTCGTGGACCTGCCCGGCGGATACCTGAGGCAGGTGGCGGGCGAGCTTTTCCAGGCCAACAAGCTCGCACGCGGGGAGTTCGTGGCGCTGGGGCGCCGGATTGCGCTCGGCGACCTGCGCGCGCCGCTGCTGCTGCTGGCGGGGGCGGCGGACACGGTCGCGCCCCCCGCGCAGGTGTTCGCGGCCGCGCGTCTCGTCGGCACACCGCGGGGGGAGGTCGTGAAGATCAGGACCGGCGGCGGGCATCTGTCCCTGTTCATGGGCTCGCGCACGCTTTCGGGCCCTTGGCGGCGGATCGCGCGCTGGCTGAAGGGGCAAAGGGCCTGACGGTCGCAGTCTGGAGTTGCCGCGCGGCCCCGCTGCGATACCTTTCTGAAAACAAGGGCGCGCGCGCTTGACCGGCACGTCCGTCCACACGCCCCATGCGACAAGGGAGAGGGTCATGCGCCGCATTGCCATGCTCGTCCTGCTTGCCGTGTTCGCGTTCCTGTCCCCCGGCGCCGGTCCGGCGGAGGCGAGCAAATGTCTTGCCTTCGTGGAAGGCCCTGCGCGCGTGTTGCCTGCCAGCCTCACGCTGGTCCAGGCCGCAGAAACCGTCCAGATCCGCTATGTCGGCCACTCGACCTTCCGCGTGCAGACACCCGCGGGCGTGGTGATCGCGACGGACTATGCAGGCTATGCCGGTCCCGGTCCCGTGCCGACCGTGGTCACGATGAATCACGCGCACGAGACGCACTACACCGACTATCCCGACCCGGCGATCGCGCATGTCCTGCGCGGCTGGAATCCGGCTGGCGACGGCCCGGCGATGCACGACCTGCTGGTCGGCGACGTCTACATCCGCAACGTGCCGAGCGACATCCGCCGATGGGGCTCCGCGGCGGTGGAGCCCGCGGGCAACTCGATCTTCATCTTCGAGGTTGCAGACCTCTGCATCGGGCACCTGGGGCACCTGCACCAGACGCTTTCGCCGGAGCAGCGGGCGCTGATCGGCCGCCTCGATGTCGTGTTCGCGCCGGTCGACGGCAGCTACACGCTCGACATCGCCTCCATGATCGAGGTGCTGAACGACCTCAAGGCCAGCATCGTGATCCCCATGCACTTCTTCGGGACAAGCTCGCTGCAGCGCTTTCTCGCAGGAATGAGCGAGGCCTTCGAGATCGGCTTCGCACCCGCGGAGGTCATCGAGGTCTCGATCGAGAGCCTGCCCGACCGCCCGACCGTGCTGGTGCCGTGGGGAATCCTGAACTGAGGCGCCCCGGTCCGCGCTAGAGTGCGGCGCGGCGGGGCGCAGCGCCGTCGCACACGAGGCGGGTGATGAGGTCGGCAAGCTGCGGGATCGTGCCGCGCTTGGGTGTGTACCATTCCGCCGCACGGTTCATGGCGCCGAGAATGAAGGGCAGGAAGAGACCCAGATCCACATCCTGCGCGATGTCGCCGCGGGCCTGCGCATCCTCGAGCAGCGCGCGCCAGATGTTGGTGTATTCCTGCCGGGCCTTGCGGCTGCGGAACTTCGCGATGGGCGGCAGGTTCGAATAGACGCGGATGTAGGTGCCCGCCTCGTCCCGGTGGTCGAGCATCACCCGAAGATGCGCACGCACGGCGGCATTGAAGCGGTCGCGGAACGCCGCGTCTGCGGGCACACCGGCAAGCGCCGTCTCCACCGACGTCTTGATGTAGACGATGCCGGCGTTCAGCACCTCCTCGAGGATCTGCTCCTTCGACTCGAAGTGGTAATAGACGCTGGCGGGCTTGAGACTGACCTTCTCCGCCACCTGGCGCAGCGTGGTCTCCGCATATCCCTTCTGGCTGAACAGTTGCGCCGCGGCGAGCAGGATCTGCACGCGCGTTACATCCGCCTTCTTGGGCGTGCCGGAGGCTTTTCCGGGTGCGGGGGTGACCTGCCTCATGCTCATGAGCCGGACTATTGAATCTAACGGTCATTAGATAGTTAAATGACCGGACAATCAAGGCGGGGCGGGCAGTTGACGGCTGCAAACCTGCCAAGGGCGGCCTGCAAGGGGGCCGCACGGGACAAGGGGCGGCGTACCAGGCACAACGCCCCGGGGAAGGATGCTGGAGGACACGCCCATGGAATCGCCGTTTCCCCGCAGCCGGCTTCCGCTCTATCGGAACGCCATCGACTGGGAGTGGTTCGACCGGGAGTTTCCGGCACCCGACGTCTATGCCGAGACGATCTTCAAATGGCCCGCCGACCGGCTGCGCGCACTGCAGAACGAGCGCTTCCTCAAGGTCGTGAAGCATGGCTGGAGCAATCCGTTCTACCGGAGGCTCTGGTCGTCGAAGGGGCTGGAGCCGGGCGACATCCGCTCCATCGACGACATCGGCAAGCTGCCGATGTTCAACTCCGACGACATCAAGGACAGCCAGAAGGAGGCACCTCCGTTCGGCGGCTTCACCGGCGTCGACGTGCGTGAGGAACTCACGCGCAATCCGCTCAAGGTGCAGACGAGCGGGGGGACGACCGGCAAGCCACGGCCGACGATCTTCGGCGCGCTGGAGTGGGAGATGAACGGCCTGCAGGTGGCCCGCAGCCTCTATATCCAGGGCGCTCGGCCGGGCCAGATCATGCAGATCCCTGCGACCTGCTCGCTCGCGAACCTTGCCTGGGTGCACTACCACGCGGCGCACAACTACCTCGGCGTGATGCCGGTGACGACGGGATCGGGCGTGGTGACGACGAGCCTGCGCCAGGTCGAGACCGCCTTCGACTTCGGCACCGACATCATCATGAGCTTTCCCGAGTACCTGACCCAGCTTGCCAAGGTCGCGCGCGACGAATACGGCCGAGACATCCGCGAACTGGGCCTGAGCTTCATCCCGACCTACCTGGGGCCCGACACGGACGGCGCCCTGCGGCGCGAACTGGAAGACCTCTACGGCTGCCCGGTCTACGACAATTACGGCACCAACGAGATCTCGCATGCATCGTTCGAGGGGCCGGACAAGGACGGCCTCTACCTGATGGAGGACTGCATCTTCATCGAGGTCATCGATACCGAAACCGGCGAGCCGGTGGAGCCGGGACAGCCCGGCAACCTGGTTGCGACCTCGCTGTTCCGCGGCATCCCGCCGATCATCCGCTTCAACCTGCGCGACCTCGGCCGGATCGTGTCCAACGGCACGCCGAGCGCGCTCGGAAGCTCTTTCCGGCGCATGGACCATTTCCTCGGCCGCAGCGACGACATGGTGAAGATCCGCGGCAACAACATCTACCCGATGGGCTGCCTGTCGGCCGTCCGCTCCGATCCGCGCACCACGGGCGAGTGGATCTGCATCGCGGAGCGGGAGGTGAAGGACCGCGTGATCCGCGACACGATGACGGTCGAGGTGGAGGTGCGAAAGGACGCCGGTGCGCTCGACGGTCTGCGGGAGCACCTGGAGGCGCGGCTGAAGGCCGACCTGGGCCTCAAGGTCGCCGTCCGGCTGGTCGAACCGGGCGCGCTCGACGAGAAGGCCAACCTCGGCCGTGAGGGCAAGCCGCGGCGTCTTCTCGACCTGCGCAACAAGGCGAAATAGCACGCCGAATCAAGGTGCAGGCGGGCGCCGCCTTTGCGAGCCGGAGGCATTCTCCATACCGAACGGTAGTTAGAAAATGCTGGCCTGAGCGCCGGGACTGTGATGAAGTACGGACAAATAAGCGATCCGCGCAAAGCGGGTGTCAGGGAGGAATGACGTTGCGGACTCTCGCCGAGAGCCTTTCGAGCTCGGCCAGGCTGTTGGGAGACCGTCCGTTCATCGTAACGGAGGCGGAAACCATCGGTTTTGCGGAGTTCGACCGCCGGGCCGCGCGGCTTGCCAACGTGCTGGCGGGCAAGGGCGCGAAGCCGGGGGACGTGATCGGGCTCTACATGTCCTCGGTGCCGATGCTCGCCGTTGGCTATTACGCCTGCCAGAAGCTGGGCGCGGTCGCGGCGCCGATCAGCGCGATGAACCGCCAGCGCGAACTGGAGATGATTGTCGGGCGCACGGGCATGGGCCTGATGCTGACGACGCCGGAAACGCTGCCCTATGCGCGCGACGTTGCCGGCCGCCTCGGCAGGCCCGCGACGCTGCTCTGCACTGGCGGGCGGCAGGAAGGGGCGGAAGACGTAGAGGCCGCGATGGCGGCGGCCGCACCCGAATACCCGATCCACGCCGGGCGGGCGGAAGACCCGGCGGCGCTGTTCTTCACTTCCGGCACGACGGGAGCGCCCAAGGGGGCGATCCAGACGCAGGGCAGCCTCTACGCGACATTGCGCGACATGGCGGTGCACGGCCGCTTCCTGTGGGCGGACGAGGTGTTCCTCTGCGCGTTGCCGATCTTCAACAATTTCGGCGCGACCGTGATGATGAACGGCGCGATCTTCATGGGCGCGACCATGGTGATGATGGAGCGCTGGGACACCGCCGAGGTGCTCGACAAGATCACGCGGCACAAGGTGACCTATATCGCGGGTTCGCCGACGATGTTCCTCTACCTGCTGCGCGATTTCGATCCTGCGCGCCACGATCTCTCCTCGATCCGGCTGGGTGCGACGGGCGGGGCGCCTGTCTCTCCCAACATCGTCGAGCAGTTCCAGAAGACGCTGGGCGCGCCGCTGGTCGAGGTCTATGGCGCGACCGAGGTGTCGGGCTATGTGACCGCGGAGCCCGCGGTCGGCGTGCGCAAGCGGGGCTCGGCCGGCCTGCCCATCGGCGGCACGCGCATCGAGATCGTGGACGACGACGGCAAGGTGCAGCCAACGGGCGAGATCGGCGAGGTCCGCATCTCGGGCGACACGGTGGGCGGCGGCTATTGGGACGACCCGGAGGTTACGGCGAAGACCTTCACGGCGAAGGGCTGGCTCAGCGGCGACCTCGGCTATGTGGACGAGGATGGATACCTCTTCATCGTCGACCGCAAGAAGGACGTCATCATCTCCGGCGGCTACAACATCTACCCGCTGGAGGTGGAGGACCTGCTCTACACCCACCCCGACGTGCGGGTCTGCGCGGTGATCGGGCTGCCGGACGAGACCAAGGGCGAAATCCCGGTCGCAGTGGTGATCCCCAATGCGGGCAAGAGCCTCGACGGCAAGGCGCTGATCGCCTTCTGCCGGGAGAACCTGTCGGCCTACAAATGCCCGCGAAAGGTGTTCGGCGTGGACGACATGCCGCTCGGCCCCTCCGGCAAGATCCTGAAGCGGGAGCTTCGGGACTGGGCGAAGGCCGGCCAGTTGAAGGAGCTTGCGTGATGGGCGCGGGGGGCAGGCTCGCAGGCAAGGTCGCGCTGGTGACGGGCGCAGGGGGGCCGATGGGCAGCGCCATCGCGCGGCGCTTTGCCGAGGAGGGAGCGGCACTCGGCCTCGTCGACATCTCCGGCACGCGGCTCGGCGCGGTGCGAGACGACCTCACGGCGGCGTTTCCCGGCGCACGGATCGCGGCGGTGCGGGCGAACGCGGTCGAGGAGGAGGAGGCGCGCGCGGCGGCCTCGGAGATCGAGGCGGCGCTCGGCCCCGTGGACGTGCTCGTCAACGTGGTGGGCGGCATCAAGGGCGGCCCGCTCGCCATGCCGATACTGGGCATGAGCCGGGAGCGTCTCGACACCACCTTCGACCTCAATCTGAAGGCGCTGTTCTGGATGGTGCAGGCCGTCGCGCCCGGCATGGTTGCGCGGGGTGCGGGCAGTATCCTCAACATCTCGTCCGTGACCTATGCGGGCGACAAGGACCAGCCGGAGTACGCCGCGGCGAAGGCGGCGGTCAGTTCGCTGACCCGCTCGCTCGCCATGGAGCTTGCGCCCGCGGTCACGGTCAATTGCATCGCGCCGGGTCTGATCCAGACATCGGTGATCGACCGCGCCGCGCCGGAGTTGGTGCGGCAGTATACGGAGCGTTCGCTGCTGAAGCGCCTCGGCAAGCCCGAGGACATCGCCAACGCGGCCCTGTTTCTGTCGAGTTCGGAGGCGAGTTTCATCACGGGCGCGATCCTGCCTGTTTCGGGGGGGATCTGGGCAACGCTCTGAAGCCGCGTCCTGACCGGTACCGCGAAGGCGGGACCCAATCACAACAACAAGACCAAATGAGTTCGATCTTGGGAGGAACGACCATGTCACTGAAAAGGATTGCAGCAGTCACGGCGACCGCTGCGGCGCTTGCGCTCTCGTCGCTCTCCGGGGCGTCGGCGCAGGAAACGCTGAAGCTCGGCATCTCCGCGCCCATGTCGGGGGCCGCGGCGTCCTGGGGCCTCGGCTTCGAGTGGGCGGCCCAGCAGGCTGCCGACAAGATCAATGCCGAGGGCGGAATCAAGGTTGGCGGCAAGTCCTACAACCTCGAAATCCTGACCTACGACAACAAGTACAATGCAACCGAGGGCGCGAAGGTCGCCCAGACGCTGCTGAACCGCGACAATGTCAATTACATTGTCGGCAGCCTCGGCACCGCGCCGGTGCGGGCGCTGCAGGCGCTGTCGGAGCGCAAGGGCGTGCTGCTCTTCACCACCGCGTGGGGCAAGAGCGTCAAGGGGCCCGAGTTCCCGCTGACCTTCACGCAGATCAACACGCCGTTCGAGGTGCTGCCGCAGCTCTACGGCTACATCAAGCAGCAGCATCCCGACGCCAAGTCCGTGGTGCTGATCAGCCCGAACGACGCGACCGGCCAGGACACCGAGAAGCCCGCCGTCGCGACCTGGAAAAGCCTCGGCGTCGAGGTGCTTTCGAGCGACTGGTACGAGCGCGGCACGACGGAGTTCCAGCCGATCGCCACGAAGATCGCGAGCCTCAATCCCGACATCGTGGACTTCTCCGCCGCCCCGCCGACGGATGCCGGCGCGATCTTGAAGGAGCTGAGCGTGCTCGGCTGGAAGGGCATCAAGTCTGTGTCCGCCGGCACGTCCTCGTCGGCGCTGGTGAAGACCGCGGGCGACTCTGCGGAAGGCGTCTACATGGGCCTCGCGGCGGACTATGACGGCCCGTCGGCAACCCCGATCCAGCGCGAGCTGAACGAGGGTGCCCGCAAGGCGCTGGGCGAGCCGCTCAACGTCATCACCATCGGCACCTGGGACGCCATCATGGCGCTCAAGGCCGCGGCGGAGACGGCCGACAGCCTCGACCCGAAGGTGATCGCGGAGACGCTGCCGAAGATCGTGTTCGAGTCGTCCTATGGGCCCACGGCCTTCGGCGGTGCGGACACCTATGGCAATCCGCAGCAGATGCTCCTGCCGACCATCGTGACGCAGGTGCAGGGCGGCAAGGTCGTCGAGGTGAAGCGGGTCAATCCGCCGGAACTCGACAAGCGCCTGAAGAACTGATCGCGGACACGCGGTCTCTCGACGGCTGTTGCGCCGGCCCGGGACACACCGGGCCGGTGCGGCACCGACAGGACGGGCTGCGCCAACGGTACGCCGGGACATGACGCTTTACATCCAGCTGCTTCTGAACACGCTGCAGATCGGTTCGGTCTACATGCTGTTCGCGCTCGGCCTGACCCTGATCTTCGGGGTCATGAAGGTCGTGAACTTCGCGCACGGAACCTTCTTCACCGCTGCGGCGCTGGCCATCGCCACCGTGATGCCGCCGGCCATGTATCAGCTCGGCCTGCCGGTCTGGGCGGCCTACCTGATCGCCTTCGTCGCGGCCCTGGCCGTCGTGGCGGTGATCGGCATCGTCGTCTACCAGTTCGGTTTCCAGAAATTCCTGCGCGACCTGATCGGCTCGTTCATCCTGTCGATCGGCCTCGTACTGTTCCTCAATGGCTCCTACCTGGCGATCTTCGGCGGCGCGCCGCAGAAGGTGCCGCCGCTGATCGACGTCAACCTGTCGATCTTCGGCGCCTACATCACGGGTCAGCGGCTGCTTCTGGTGGTGGTCGCGGTCGGGGTCACGGTGGGCCTCTACTGGCTCATCCAGAAGACCAAGCTCGGCCTCTCGCTGCGCGCCGTCGC
It contains:
- a CDS encoding TetR/AcrR family transcriptional regulator, translated to MSMRQVTPAPGKASGTPKKADVTRVQILLAAAQLFSQKGYAETTLRQVAEKVSLKPASVYYHFESKEQILEEVLNAGIVYIKTSVETALAGVPADAAFRDRFNAAVRAHLRVMLDHRDEAGTYIRVYSNLPPIAKFRSRKARQEYTNIWRALLEDAQARGDIAQDVDLGLFLPFILGAMNRAAEWYTPKRGTIPQLADLITRLVCDGAAPRRAAL
- a CDS encoding MBL fold metallo-hydrolase produces the protein MRRIAMLVLLAVFAFLSPGAGPAEASKCLAFVEGPARVLPASLTLVQAAETVQIRYVGHSTFRVQTPAGVVIATDYAGYAGPGPVPTVVTMNHAHETHYTDYPDPAIAHVLRGWNPAGDGPAMHDLLVGDVYIRNVPSDIRRWGSAAVEPAGNSIFIFEVADLCIGHLGHLHQTLSPEQRALIGRLDVVFAPVDGSYTLDIASMIEVLNDLKASIVIPMHFFGTSSLQRFLAGMSEAFEIGFAPAEVIEVSIESLPDRPTVLVPWGILN
- a CDS encoding class I adenylate-forming enzyme family protein, with amino-acid sequence MTLRTLAESLSSSARLLGDRPFIVTEAETIGFAEFDRRAARLANVLAGKGAKPGDVIGLYMSSVPMLAVGYYACQKLGAVAAPISAMNRQRELEMIVGRTGMGLMLTTPETLPYARDVAGRLGRPATLLCTGGRQEGAEDVEAAMAAAAPEYPIHAGRAEDPAALFFTSGTTGAPKGAIQTQGSLYATLRDMAVHGRFLWADEVFLCALPIFNNFGATVMMNGAIFMGATMVMMERWDTAEVLDKITRHKVTYIAGSPTMFLYLLRDFDPARHDLSSIRLGATGGAPVSPNIVEQFQKTLGAPLVEVYGATEVSGYVTAEPAVGVRKRGSAGLPIGGTRIEIVDDDGKVQPTGEIGEVRISGDTVGGGYWDDPEVTAKTFTAKGWLSGDLGYVDEDGYLFIVDRKKDVIISGGYNIYPLEVEDLLYTHPDVRVCAVIGLPDETKGEIPVAVVIPNAGKSLDGKALIAFCRENLSAYKCPRKVFGVDDMPLGPSGKILKRELRDWAKAGQLKELA
- a CDS encoding ABC transporter substrate-binding protein; its protein translation is MSLKRIAAVTATAAALALSSLSGASAQETLKLGISAPMSGAAASWGLGFEWAAQQAADKINAEGGIKVGGKSYNLEILTYDNKYNATEGAKVAQTLLNRDNVNYIVGSLGTAPVRALQALSERKGVLLFTTAWGKSVKGPEFPLTFTQINTPFEVLPQLYGYIKQQHPDAKSVVLISPNDATGQDTEKPAVATWKSLGVEVLSSDWYERGTTEFQPIATKIASLNPDIVDFSAAPPTDAGAILKELSVLGWKGIKSVSAGTSSSALVKTAGDSAEGVYMGLAADYDGPSATPIQRELNEGARKALGEPLNVITIGTWDAIMALKAAAETADSLDPKVIAETLPKIVFESSYGPTAFGGADTYGNPQQMLLPTIVTQVQGGKVVEVKRVNPPELDKRLKN
- a CDS encoding SDR family NAD(P)-dependent oxidoreductase, which translates into the protein MGAGGRLAGKVALVTGAGGPMGSAIARRFAEEGAALGLVDISGTRLGAVRDDLTAAFPGARIAAVRANAVEEEEARAAASEIEAALGPVDVLVNVVGGIKGGPLAMPILGMSRERLDTTFDLNLKALFWMVQAVAPGMVARGAGSILNISSVTYAGDKDQPEYAAAKAAVSSLTRSLAMELAPAVTVNCIAPGLIQTSVIDRAAPELVRQYTERSLLKRLGKPEDIANAALFLSSSEASFITGAILPVSGGIWATL
- a CDS encoding alpha/beta fold hydrolase, coding for MADDAWLKQPWMWPWLMAAQMGRAGLDAASAVLRPHEGAAPGDEPTWTTPAECLLDLPAMRLHRFSEGTGPPVLIVTPLALHGPLVADLAPGHSLVERLVAEGVGEVALLSWPSATPERRGTGIDDHLAHLLVAVEELGGRVRLAGICQGGVLAMMFAARYPEKVERLVCAGAPVDMEAGPSALTAAARACPQQALEAMIEAGGGIVRGEAMLRFWQMGGLDALSGGLPADILQSRSPPPDLLARFSEWNAWVVDLPGGYLRQVAGELFQANKLARGEFVALGRRIALGDLRAPLLLLAGAADTVAPPAQVFAAARLVGTPRGEVVKIRTGGGHLSLFMGSRTLSGPWRRIARWLKGQRA
- a CDS encoding phenylacetate--CoA ligase family protein: MESPFPRSRLPLYRNAIDWEWFDREFPAPDVYAETIFKWPADRLRALQNERFLKVVKHGWSNPFYRRLWSSKGLEPGDIRSIDDIGKLPMFNSDDIKDSQKEAPPFGGFTGVDVREELTRNPLKVQTSGGTTGKPRPTIFGALEWEMNGLQVARSLYIQGARPGQIMQIPATCSLANLAWVHYHAAHNYLGVMPVTTGSGVVTTSLRQVETAFDFGTDIIMSFPEYLTQLAKVARDEYGRDIRELGLSFIPTYLGPDTDGALRRELEDLYGCPVYDNYGTNEISHASFEGPDKDGLYLMEDCIFIEVIDTETGEPVEPGQPGNLVATSLFRGIPPIIRFNLRDLGRIVSNGTPSALGSSFRRMDHFLGRSDDMVKIRGNNIYPMGCLSAVRSDPRTTGEWICIAEREVKDRVIRDTMTVEVEVRKDAGALDGLREHLEARLKADLGLKVAVRLVEPGALDEKANLGREGKPRRLLDLRNKAK
- a CDS encoding SDR family NAD(P)-dependent oxidoreductase, whose amino-acid sequence is MSARPLEECATLIVGGTGGIGHACARALLASGVPRMVLAGRSAERGEAARAALADAFPQADVAFLQCDARDPLAAQAMADAAADRMGGIDVLVSAGGGEPTPRLLHLTPIEEMMPILTSLVAGITHPARAVLPHMTARGGGSVVCFASDAAKVATPGETVVGAGMAAIVMFCRGMAYEAKRNGIRVNCLTPSVVRGTGLYDHLMADPFCNRIFGKAETLASLGVVEPEDLASMVVYLAGPASARMTGQTISINGGISAA